The following are from one region of the Neorhodopirellula lusitana genome:
- a CDS encoding low molecular weight protein tyrosine phosphatase family protein produces MNRLNVLFVCSMNQWRSPTAEKIYQDDTRVSVRSRGTSRSAVRSINAKDLGWAGLVLVMENKHRNRLLADFPGQTKFLEMHVLDIPDDYQFMDTELVELIRSATEPIILSRVG; encoded by the coding sequence ATGAACCGATTGAACGTGCTTTTTGTTTGCAGCATGAATCAGTGGCGGAGCCCCACCGCCGAGAAAATCTATCAAGACGACACGCGAGTGAGCGTCCGATCACGTGGGACGAGTCGATCGGCGGTCCGGTCGATCAATGCAAAAGACCTAGGTTGGGCTGGCCTGGTATTGGTGATGGAGAACAAGCATCGCAATCGATTGCTCGCGGATTTTCCTGGTCAAACGAAGTTTCTCGAGATGCACGTCCTCGATATTCCCGATGACTACCAATTCATGGACACCGAACTGGTTGAATTAATACGATCCGCGACCGAACCGATTATCCTGTCACGGGTCGGGTAA
- a CDS encoding glycoside hydrolase family 5 protein, with the protein MSQGSLTLSEEEAFPITFGVSIAGAEFGCEANDFCNQNPGRVNHQYIYPGRSTIEPLAERGLRLMRIPVRWERLQPRLGEELDADQMRRLDETIQAVSDSGGLAIIDLHNYGRYRTVGPSGIVELIIDQKVDNTVLVSRHHLADFWRRIALRYNGNANVLAYALMNEPHDMGQSKWQEISQESVDSIRTVDRETWILVAGESWSSSERFEQANGPKAWITDESERIAYEAHCYLDQDASGHYVHSFAQELSMDRKLSTRPVERLLPFINWCKRNQVQGFVGEFGVPVHDPDWNELLSKMLETMKQSDLAGCCWAAGPWWNDYPMSVEVDGKTSDSITLQLLRQQR; encoded by the coding sequence GTGAGTCAGGGTTCCCTTACGTTGAGTGAAGAAGAAGCGTTTCCGATCACTTTCGGAGTCTCCATCGCGGGAGCCGAGTTCGGTTGCGAAGCCAATGACTTCTGCAACCAGAATCCAGGCCGGGTGAACCATCAATACATCTATCCCGGTCGCTCCACCATCGAACCATTGGCAGAGCGAGGACTTCGCTTAATGCGCATCCCCGTTCGATGGGAACGGCTGCAGCCCCGTTTGGGTGAAGAACTGGACGCCGACCAAATGCGTCGACTCGACGAAACCATCCAAGCGGTAAGCGACTCCGGCGGACTCGCTATCATCGACTTGCATAACTACGGCCGATACCGAACGGTCGGTCCCAGCGGAATCGTTGAACTCATCATCGATCAAAAAGTGGACAACACCGTGCTGGTTTCGCGGCACCATCTTGCCGACTTTTGGCGGCGAATCGCCCTACGATACAACGGCAATGCGAACGTGTTGGCGTATGCCCTGATGAACGAACCCCATGACATGGGCCAGTCCAAGTGGCAAGAAATTTCCCAGGAGTCCGTCGATTCCATTCGCACCGTCGACCGAGAAACCTGGATCTTAGTCGCAGGCGAGTCTTGGTCTTCGTCAGAGCGTTTTGAACAAGCGAACGGTCCCAAAGCCTGGATCACTGACGAGTCCGAGCGAATCGCATACGAAGCACATTGCTACCTGGATCAAGACGCCAGTGGCCACTATGTCCATTCCTTTGCACAAGAACTGAGCATGGACCGCAAGCTTTCAACCCGACCGGTCGAACGCCTCTTGCCGTTCATCAACTGGTGCAAACGAAACCAAGTCCAAGGCTTCGTTGGCGAATTCGGAGTACCAGTTCACGATCCCGACTGGAACGAACTGCTCTCGAAAATGTTGGAAACGATGAAACAGTCCGATCTGGCAGGCTGTTGCTGGGCCGCCGGTCCTTGGTGGAACGACTACCCGATGTCCGTCGAAGTTGATGGCAAGACAAGCGATTCCATCACGCTGCAACTACTTCGGCAGCAACGCTAA
- a CDS encoding response regulator transcription factor: MLTPTAYIVDDDEIDRSAMTRILRKADILVEENSHPQSFLESLDSIQVGCLIVDVNMPGLDGPALQRQIISRGRSLPVILASGATTIPVATEAMRLGALDVLEKPVDGDTLVALVRRGFSESARAIQMAEMGRRVQQEMETLTPKELEVLPYVCEGYSLKGISAKFGFGFTDAARHQAQILEKLNSCNAIQLLRRFQNANIRIDSPDSLPNRVSQPLANGRGQDDAKPNAGFAST, from the coding sequence ATGCTCACACCCACTGCCTACATTGTTGATGACGACGAGATAGACCGCTCCGCGATGACACGGATTCTGCGGAAGGCGGATATTTTGGTTGAAGAAAACTCACACCCACAAAGCTTCTTGGAATCGCTGGACTCCATTCAAGTTGGATGCTTGATTGTTGATGTCAATATGCCTGGGCTTGATGGCCCGGCGTTGCAAAGACAGATCATCAGTCGTGGTCGAAGTTTGCCCGTGATCCTGGCTTCCGGAGCCACCACGATACCGGTCGCGACGGAAGCGATGCGTTTAGGGGCGTTGGACGTGCTCGAAAAACCGGTGGATGGGGACACGCTCGTTGCGTTGGTGCGACGAGGTTTCAGCGAGTCCGCACGGGCCATTCAGATGGCGGAGATGGGACGACGTGTGCAACAGGAAATGGAGACGTTGACGCCCAAGGAGCTTGAGGTGTTGCCCTATGTTTGCGAAGGATATTCGCTAAAAGGGATCAGTGCGAAGTTTGGTTTCGGCTTCACCGATGCGGCTCGCCATCAAGCCCAGATTTTAGAGAAGCTCAACAGTTGCAATGCCATTCAGTTGCTAAGACGTTTTCAAAACGCAAACATCCGCATTGACTCTCCCGATAGTTTGCCAAACCGTGTCAGTCAGCCACTCGCCAACGGACGCGGCCAAGACGATGCGAAACCAAACGCGGGTTTTGCTTCGACCTGA